In the Mastomys coucha isolate ucsf_1 unplaced genomic scaffold, UCSF_Mcou_1 pScaffold18, whole genome shotgun sequence genome, one interval contains:
- the Lzic gene encoding protein LZIC isoform X1, which yields MRSARSRASEIKMASRGKTETSKLKQNLEEQLDRLMQQLQDLEECREELDADEYEETKKETLEQLSEFNDSLKKIMSGNMTLVDELSGMQLAIQAAISQAFKTPEVIRLFAKKQPGQLRTRLAEMDRDLMVGKLERGLYTQQKVEVLAALRKLGEKLTEDDEAFLSANAGAVLSQFEKVSTELGSGDKVLALAGFEVEKAKK from the exons ATGCGGTCCGCCCGGTCCAGGGCGTCAG AGATTAAAATGGCTTCcagaggaaagacagagacaagcaaaCTGAAGCAGAATTTAGAAGAGCAGTTAGATAGACTGATGCAGCAATTACAAGATCTGGAGGAATGCAG GGAGGAGCTCGATGCAGATGAATATgaagaaactaaaaaagaaacTTTGGAGCAGCTGAGTGAGTTCAACGATTCACTGAAGAAGATTATGTCAGGAAATATGACATTGGTAGATGAACTCAGTGGGATGCAACTG GCCATTCAGGCAGCTATCAGCCAGGCCTTTAAAACTCCTGAAGTCATCAGATTGTTTGCGAAGAAACAACCAGGTCAGCTGCGGACAAGGCTGGCTGAG ATGGACAGAGATCTGATGGTGGGGAAGCTGGAAAGAGGCCTGTACACGCAGCAGAAGGTGGAGGTACTGGCGGCTCTCAGGAAGCTCGGCGAGAAG CTAACAGAAGATGACGAGGCCTTCCTGTCAGCCAATGCAGGTGCTGTGCTCAGCCAGTTTGAAAAAGTTTCCACAGAGCTTG GCTCTGGAGACAAGGTCCTTGCTCTGGCAGGGTTCGAGGTTGAAAAAGCCAAGAAATGA
- the Lzic gene encoding protein LZIC isoform X2: protein MASRGKTETSKLKQNLEEQLDRLMQQLQDLEECREELDADEYEETKKETLEQLSEFNDSLKKIMSGNMTLVDELSGMQLAIQAAISQAFKTPEVIRLFAKKQPGQLRTRLAEMDRDLMVGKLERGLYTQQKVEVLAALRKLGEKLTEDDEAFLSANAGAVLSQFEKVSTELGSGDKVLALAGFEVEKAKK from the exons ATGGCTTCcagaggaaagacagagacaagcaaaCTGAAGCAGAATTTAGAAGAGCAGTTAGATAGACTGATGCAGCAATTACAAGATCTGGAGGAATGCAG GGAGGAGCTCGATGCAGATGAATATgaagaaactaaaaaagaaacTTTGGAGCAGCTGAGTGAGTTCAACGATTCACTGAAGAAGATTATGTCAGGAAATATGACATTGGTAGATGAACTCAGTGGGATGCAACTG GCCATTCAGGCAGCTATCAGCCAGGCCTTTAAAACTCCTGAAGTCATCAGATTGTTTGCGAAGAAACAACCAGGTCAGCTGCGGACAAGGCTGGCTGAG ATGGACAGAGATCTGATGGTGGGGAAGCTGGAAAGAGGCCTGTACACGCAGCAGAAGGTGGAGGTACTGGCGGCTCTCAGGAAGCTCGGCGAGAAG CTAACAGAAGATGACGAGGCCTTCCTGTCAGCCAATGCAGGTGCTGTGCTCAGCCAGTTTGAAAAAGTTTCCACAGAGCTTG GCTCTGGAGACAAGGTCCTTGCTCTGGCAGGGTTCGAGGTTGAAAAAGCCAAGAAATGA